In one window of Pseudobythopirellula maris DNA:
- a CDS encoding SDR family NAD(P)-dependent oxidoreductase codes for MGRRKKKAIEFPAERLVLILGDAEGVTGPLADGLSACGYRTCVLVPGEQNRWLGDARAEFALGDESVLEELRPMLCGRENDAVGGVISLLGLTDLGRHAELPTADQVRRLSDGVFLLFKALHEDLVGVCEEGTPRLINVTAMGGRFGLEGSAAEFNGAGMPIAASPLVGFFKGYRGELPDCALTCFDTSAELSHEELVDTLVDEFESDSGGVEIGLAPGRRWRVVTEERPVDTALAGPVAERGDVWLITGGADGVTALVARPLAELGCKLVICGRSPLVDESPDTAALDPGALRGHLITAARDAGEKPVPAEIEKRVQRLLKNRRIAENLALFRSLGGEAEYVSCDVRDDAAFGAAIDGIYERYGRLDGVAHGAGVIYDRLVEGKTPEMFRAVTETKIASALTLARKVRPAGLKRMAFFSSTSARFGNAGQTDYCAGNEFLNKLACRLDAEWPGRIVATGWGPWDYGMLSGELRKAYIDRGIGLLPPELGIRMFAEEMAAPDDGPSEVILSLTLDRIGEVSRGIKTPAGGRPSGL; via the coding sequence GTGGGACGACGAAAAAAAAAAGCAATCGAGTTCCCCGCTGAACGCCTCGTCCTGATCTTGGGCGACGCCGAAGGCGTCACGGGGCCGCTGGCCGACGGACTCTCGGCGTGTGGCTACCGCACTTGCGTGCTCGTGCCGGGTGAGCAAAACCGCTGGCTCGGCGACGCCCGAGCCGAGTTCGCCCTCGGCGACGAGTCGGTGCTCGAAGAGCTGCGGCCGATGCTGTGCGGTCGTGAGAACGACGCCGTGGGCGGCGTGATCTCGCTGCTCGGTCTGACCGACTTGGGGCGCCACGCCGAACTCCCCACCGCCGATCAGGTCCGCCGCCTCAGCGACGGTGTGTTCTTGCTTTTCAAGGCTCTGCACGAAGACCTGGTGGGGGTGTGCGAAGAGGGGACCCCGCGCCTGATCAATGTCACGGCCATGGGCGGCCGGTTTGGCCTGGAGGGCTCGGCGGCCGAATTCAACGGCGCCGGGATGCCGATCGCCGCGTCGCCGTTGGTCGGGTTCTTCAAGGGGTACCGCGGCGAGTTGCCCGACTGCGCCCTCACCTGCTTCGACACCTCCGCCGAGCTCTCACACGAGGAACTGGTCGACACGCTCGTCGACGAGTTCGAATCCGATTCGGGCGGCGTGGAGATCGGCCTGGCGCCGGGACGCCGCTGGCGAGTCGTCACCGAAGAGCGACCGGTCGACACGGCCCTGGCGGGCCCGGTGGCCGAGCGCGGCGACGTGTGGCTCATCACCGGCGGCGCCGACGGCGTGACCGCTCTGGTGGCCCGCCCGCTCGCCGAGCTCGGCTGCAAGCTTGTCATCTGCGGACGCTCGCCGCTTGTGGACGAGTCCCCCGACACGGCGGCCCTCGACCCGGGCGCCTTGCGGGGCCACCTGATCACGGCGGCCCGCGACGCGGGCGAGAAGCCGGTGCCGGCCGAGATCGAGAAGCGGGTGCAACGCTTGCTCAAGAACCGCCGCATCGCCGAGAACCTCGCCTTGTTCCGTTCGCTCGGAGGCGAGGCGGAGTACGTTTCGTGCGACGTCCGCGACGACGCCGCCTTCGGCGCGGCGATCGACGGCATTTACGAGCGCTACGGCCGCCTCGACGGCGTGGCCCACGGCGCCGGGGTGATCTACGACCGGCTGGTCGAGGGCAAGACGCCCGAGATGTTCCGGGCCGTGACCGAGACCAAGATCGCCTCGGCCCTGACGCTGGCCCGCAAGGTGCGGCCCGCGGGGCTCAAGCGGATGGCCTTCTTCTCGAGCACGTCGGCCCGATTCGGCAACGCCGGCCAAACCGACTACTGCGCGGGGAACGAGTTCCTCAACAAGCTCGCCTGCCGCCTCGACGCCGAGTGGCCCGGCCGCATCGTGGCCACGGGCTGGGGGCCTTGGGACTACGGCATGCTGTCGGGCGAGCTGCGCAAGGCGTACATCGATCGTGGCATCGGCCTGCTGCCGCCGGAGCTCGGCATCCGCATGTTCGCCGAGGAGATGGCCGCCCCCGACGACGGGCCGAGCGAGGTGATTCTGTCGCTCACCCTCGACCGGATCGGCGAGGTGTCGCGCGGCATCAAGACCCCGGCCGGCGGCCGCCCTAGCGGCCTGTAG